The DNA sequence TTGTGGATTGTTGGGGGGAGCGGGGGTAAATAAGCGAAGTGTTCCCTAATTTGCGATAAGACACCAGTGAGATCGGTGAAACCCTTTTTCATAACGCTTGATATAGCGTACGAGCGATGTTTTCTCAAATTATTTCTactccatatatatttatggtgcgACTAGAAAGCCATTCCGATTGCGGTTGCCTGCTATTAATTCGATCACGCCTCACATCATTACATTACCTTTTCATTATCAcagtcatatcattatcatataactgacacttaattatcatcgttataagtaTTTTAACAACTGTTCACGTACTATTCTATTACTAATACTGctttaacattatcactattgttgaaATGAGTCATTGACACAATAGAAAATTTCGGCCATAATCAATGTAACTGACCCTTATCTGACACCGAAGTATCCGCAGTCGCACGACCTAGGTCTGGAAGAGCAGCGCATGTAATTGATATATAGAGACATGCAGGCGTAATGGTTATATACATAGTGTAACATGTACCGAAATAATGCATGACAAGCACAGAAAATGATTCGGCCAATTATCAATTTGTATATGTGCGCATATGTACattcacatacaccacacacacgtgtacacacagccatatacacatatgcacacccaTATACACGTGTACCATGCccccacacatgtacacacatccaatacacatgtacacacatccacacacacacgtacacacacgtacagcaTATCCACACccatgaacacacaccacacacacacacaccacacacacaccacacacacacacaacacacacacaccacacacacatgacacacatcgcacacacacatatgacacatccacacacacacacacatccagcacCACACAatccatgcacgcacacacatccatgcacgcacacacatccatgcacgcacacacatccatgcacgcacacacacacacacacacgcacacgcacacacaacgcacacacacaccacacacaacacacacacacacacacacaccacacacacacacacacacacatacacacacatacacacacaccaacacacatgtacacacacaccaacacacatgtacacacacaccaacacacatgtacacacaccaacacgcatgtacacacacaccagcacacatgtacacaccacacactcacacacatgtacacacgcacacacacacaaacatgtacacacacatgtacactcacacacacaccatatacacacacatatacacacacacacatgcacacacacacacacacacacacacacacacacacacacacacacacacacacacacacacacgtacacacacacacacacacacacgtacacacacaccacacacacgtacacacacacacacacacacacacgtaacacacacacacacacacacacacacacacaacacacacacaccacacacacacacacacacaccacacacacacacacacacacacaagcactagtgcaaacatgcgcacacactagcacacatacatatgcgtgtaaaCATACAAAttagtacatacatgtacacacacgtccacacatacatataaacgcacacatttTTCACATGCAtggacatacatgtacacactaaTACttgtgcacacatgtacacatttacacatgcacacacatgtaatcACGCTCATgtttacacatgtacacatgggTACACACACGTTTAATGatgttcattcacacacacatacgtatatgtatacacgtgtagGCATCTGTTACACaaataagcatatgtatacacagacattcacacacctacacactcacacacgtatatacccCCATCcaatgtacacacccacacacatttacactagGGTAGCACTTGTGGGCTTTGACCCATGGGTAGGGGAGGCCCAATAGTCTGGGGCggcctttgggcgcactttttctattctaaaatttcccccttaatatgactttcctgagcctaccggaggtCCTTGTGAATTACCGTCCTTCTCTAGGTAAGTTCGGCAACCAggttccactggggggtagaggacagaAAACTGCCTTATTCTCTTAACTATtgtttaggttgataccaaagttAGGAGTTTTTAATCCCTTCAGGACTACGGCTTTGagccaaggggtcggacctggcccAATACCCATgatgaatgataccccggctaccccttcttctCAAGGAGGAGAGGCGATTCATGACCACTCTTTGACGAATTCGACTATGAACAACCCCACTAATGACAagacgagaagaccacttttcaaatccCCACTGAGAACGCAAGGtttgcgaatgtaaaatgcgtgaatgaaatcgATCGCTTTGAACGTGAATCCCCTTATCATCAATAAGGTcgttgatggtcaagtggacggcgatttttatttgtcaaaaaaatgcgagatggaagccttctTGTTTaagtacaatataactcccagattaaggatttacttaaggtgacgcaaattcatgatcttcgagttaaagtaactattcctataggcccaaatacctgtaagggagtaatctttcacagggattgaggacgatggaagaaagtgaaattctcgagagcatgaaggaccaagatgtCGTGGACGttaattgtatgaccaagaaggatgggaatgtgtgaACGaagacttcttcttcttcttcgagctttTCCCATTAGTATGGGGTCGCTGCGGCGGATACGAACTTCTTCCAAGTCCTTCTGTCCTGAGTGTCAATCTCCTTTGCGCCAATGGACTGCATATCTGCCTTGTTGTCCATCCACCGTTGCTTcggacgtcctcttcctcttcttcccggtggttccagagtaagcattctctgtcccacgtaattctctctcttctcttcacatgccCATACACCTCAATCTCGCTCTTCTGCTTCTCACCCCGACATTTGTTACTCCCATTCTTTCCCGGATGTCCTCATTTCTTACCTGTCTTTCATAGTAGACCACACGCCCATCTACACATTTTCATTTCAGCCACTCCAATCTCTTCATTAACCTTTTGGTTTGAGGGACTGTTTCTAACCCATACAGCATTGCTGGCTGGATCacggtttggtgtattttttcccttcactttatgGGTATCCTTTTGTCGCACATCACTCCAGACATTCTTTCCAATTATTCCAGCCTGATTGGATCCTTCTGCTGATCTCCTTGTCGACACCTCCATCGATTGTAGCAGACTACCAAGATACTGAATTCTGTTTACTTCTGGCAGCTGTTGGTCGTCCATCAGTAcgctccctccttgccttccatttaaacacatgtactctgtctttgctcttgacactttcattcctctcttctccaatccaTTGTGCCACCTCTCCAGGTCCACTTCCAGGTCTGCCTTCTCTTCGAACAAAGTACTACATCATCAGCAAACATCATGCTCCATGGGGCCTCCTTCCTAATGTCGTCTGTCAGGGTATCCATGATGATCGCAAACACGAACGGGCTAAGTGCCGACCCCTGGTGCAACCCTACTTCCACCATGAACGGCTCTGTGTCCCTGCCACGCACCTCACCACTGTCTCACTTTCCTTGTACATGTCTTGCACAACACGGATGTACTTCTCTGGGACGTTCTTCTTTCTCATACACCACATCATCTCTTCCCGTGGCACCCTGTCGTATGCTTTCTCCAGATCGATGAATACTCCATGCAGCTCTTTGTgaccttctctgtatctctcctgcaCTTGCCTCAGCGCGAAAATGGCATCTGGAGTGGACTTCCCCTCCATGAATCCAAACTGCTCTTCACTGATGTTCACCACACCCCTTAGTCGGTGCTCAATCATACGTTCAAATAATTTCATGCTGTGGCTCATGAGTTTTATGCCTAGGTAGTTACCACAGGCCATGAGTCACCTTTGTTCTTATAGATAGGGACGAGTATGCTCTTCCGCCACGACTCTGGGATCTTTTCTCATCGAAAATCTTGTTGAGCATTGAGCACAGGATAGTTACTCCTTCTTCACCAAGGCACTTCATGCTTCAATTGGTAAATTATCTGGTCCCCACTGCTTTTCCATCCTTCATCTTCCTTAGCAGCTCTTCTCACCTCATCGTCAGTGATGGCTTCCACCTCACCAGGATTCCCCAACTGTTCCTCCTCACGTGCTTCCCTAGGATTTTCTTCATTCATGAGCTTCATAAAATACAACCGCCACCTTTCCAGAATATCCTCATCATTTGTTAACACATTCCCTTCATCGTTCTTTATCCATTTTGTCTGATAGAGTGTCTTTCGAGTTTTTGTCCCTTGTTTAGCAATTCTAAGTACCTTTTTCGTACCTTCTGTTGTTCAAGGTCTTCGTAGAGTTGGTTATATGCTCTAGCCTTTACGGTTGCCACAGCTCTTTTAGCTtccttctttgttgttttgtagtAAGGTTTGTTCTCTTCAGATGGATCTTCAAAGAgtttcttctttgcttccttcttctCACTAATTCTTCTCTGGACTTCCCCGTCTCCTTTCCAGCCTTTGCCATTCCGGAGGTTTTGCCACAGACTTTCTCTCCCAGATCCCGCATGTCTTCTGCGATTGTTTCCCAGTCACACCTCTCTTCCTGTCTACGTCTTTCTAGGGTCTCTCTAACCTTATCTGTAAAATCATCTCTGCTCTGCGCTTCTTTTAGCTTCCACCACTTGATTTTCTGGGTTCTTGACTTCGTCTGGGGTTTTGACTTCACAACATTAAGTGTGCAAATGACTGGTCGGTGTTGGTTTGTGATGGTTTCCCCAAGATTACTTTACAGTCTTTCGTATTCTTGTCATATGAGCGGCAGAGGATGTAATCTATTTGTGACTGAGTGCTTCCACTTTGGTAGGTGATCTTGTGCCTAGTGGCTTTCTTATAGAACGTGTTAACGATCCACAAATTATGCCTCATCGCGAATGTCACGAGTTCTTCCCCACCATCATTCTTAGTACCATAACCAAATTTGCCCATCGTCTCTTCTCTGCCTGTGTTATCACCACCATAGTGTCCATTGAAATCACCCCCTATCCATAGTTTCTCCTCAGCTGgaatttttctcacttctttGTCCAACTCCTCCCaaaacttctccttctcttcgtctgcaCAACCTTGTTGGGCCGCATACACACTCATGATGTTCACCACCAGTTTACCCATCTCCATCTTAAGCCAGATGATTCGGTCTGAAGATCTTGTCACTTCTAGTACCCCCTTCTTGAGTTCCTCATCCAAAACAATTCCAACTCCGTTCTTTCTTCCATCGTCTCCTATGTAGAACAGTTTAAATCCGTTTCCAAGTTCTTTGGCCTTACTCCCCTCCACTTTGTCTCCTGCAAGCACATGATTCttacctttctcctctccatcaggTCCACCAGTTCGTGGCTCCTCGCTGTCATACTCCCCACATTCAGTGTTCCATCTTCAAACCTatcgtctcattttctttcttctgcctctccccctcctatgaGCTAACTCTTTAGCCGTATTCGCTCTTGATACGGTAGCCGCTGTCCATTTCTCACGAGTGTACGGCGATGTCCTCGCGCGTCGCCTACGGGGACGCCCTAGCCATATCTTGAAATAAATGTTCCGCCTGATTCATTTTTGGATTTGGAGCACAGTTTtacgtcggatgcccttcctgtcaCAACCTTCccattaatccgggcttgggaccggcactagaAGTGTACTGGCTTGCACACTCCCAATGGCTGGGTTAATGTGTGAACGAAGACTGAActgcttttttatatttactttaaataaaatccctGAGTATGTCAATGTTGAATATGAATGTGTCCAGGTCAAACCTACATCCAAAACCCagtgcattgtaatagatgccaaaaaaatcggacacacctcattaagatgtattgataaagactcaagtaaatgtgtttgccgtaaatgtgctgagcCCATGACACCATCGCATGTACTAGCcatatttccaaatgtgctaactgtggaggtccccatcagtcaggatctgctgagtacagcatcctgaagaaggagactgaggcattagcatatatgagaaagcatgaagttagttatactgaagctaagaggaaaatggaaagtttgacacacaaacccgatacatcctatgctgcagcagtaactaacatcacccctagtgcaagtaatgtcagtcaacagcttgcagctaaggataaagaaattgctgaactcaaacaaactaAATATTCAAGTATATTAATTGACTAAATTgattgatcaaatgactgcatcaacccagcataaacatcctaaggaggctgataccgaatcacagttcGGATCGCACCTCCCCGTCCGGGCGACTCCTGtaaggacttcgtctggctcgcgatcggcttctcgagagagtaGCAGGTCGCAATCTGtgagtcgtctccctcgccaggaggtgcaggacatggaggcttctgtctctgaaccatcccgagagaggtccccggaatcgagggagaggaggcgctccctcctagaaaaagaaaattaaaactggcggacaaggcactccaagccccataaaacgtaattttcgcatcgaccattatacaatgaaaCTGTCGAAGTCCTAGATCTAAGGATAAGACCGATATGCGAtttttagcctcgcccgggctatacccatggggggagcccggcctgtgtcgacgactaatgccgactcgctcacgtgtgtcagcaggtgctgactcggctgaaccaagtccttacccgctgtggtgcccagccacagcagtaacctccaggcgactgttgaaacttctcgcgcctgggcggggcgcgaaccgccgacccctcggatgagaggctgacacgttaccactgtactagcccggaggcttcttatatctaaagtaaatgaccttaaattaataacctcgtcttatgctcccgatattatagttctgcaagaaatgcacttaACACACTTTGtccctgacgaggtcgtttcactgaggaactaccatttatgtcggaaggatcgtgagggtaggggtggaggcggagtcgccatgtacatccaccaaagcctcccttttattgaagtgactattgattctgcttggaatttgtcgcatgcaaagtaaaaattagtgGCATGTATCTGACTATATGTTCagcttattgtccacctgataatgtgataatctatgatgagctctttgctcctcaggatagtctgccacaaaataagtaattttaggtgatttttaatgctcatcatacgttatggagttccctgcgggtggatggtagaggtgagcaagtaattaagttgattaatgagtctgatctggtccctctgaacgatggtagtccgacgcgggtggacgataataccggtaatttgagctttattgacctatcattggtctcttcatcaatagcagccaagtgcctgtggcacaccattgacgactcgttggaagCGACAATCTTCCTATTTgtattgaatattcatgcgacacagtgagaacgccttcagcacccaaatttaacgtaaaaagggcaggctgggtcgccttcacaaggagcgtcaagctcgaacttgctggagaaccattgatgataaagtaagcgCATAGAGTTcaatggtggacaccagattgccgcagggcgctgcgcaacgcaataaggcctaca is a window from the Penaeus monodon isolate SGIC_2016 unplaced genomic scaffold, NSTDA_Pmon_1 PmonScaffold_465, whole genome shotgun sequence genome containing:
- the LOC119570975 gene encoding uncharacterized protein LOC119570975: MASTCDGVMGSAHLREEPRTGGPDGEEKGKNHVLAGDKVEGSKAKELGNGFKLFYIGDDGRKNGVGIVLDEELKKGVLEVTRSSDRIIWLKMEMGKLVVNIMSVYAAQQGCADEEKEKFWEELDKEVRKIPAEEKLWIGGDFNGHYGGDNTGREETMGKFGYGTKNDGGEELVTFAMRHNLWIVNTFYKKATRHKITYQSGSTQSQIDYILCRSYDKNTKDCKVILGKPSQTNTDQSFAHLMLRHAGSGRESLWQNLRNGKGWKGDGEVQRRISEKKEAKKKLFEDPSEENKPYYKTTKKEAKRAVATVKARAYNQLYEDLEQQKTLYQTKWIKNDEGNVLTNDEDILERWRLYFMKLMNEENPREAREEEQLGNPGEVEAITDDEVRRAAKEDEGWKSSGDQIIYQLKHEVPW